The following proteins come from a genomic window of Maniola jurtina chromosome 15, ilManJurt1.1, whole genome shotgun sequence:
- the LOC123872549 gene encoding lipase 1-like, with the protein MWTSLSLWLTVTIITTKQIGYMSTEDFPEDGELDSIGLATKYGHPPIQYNVITEDEYILAVYRLPGKGNGTPILFTHGLMDSTDTFLMRGNTSLPITLANKGYDVWLANTRGNRYTRSHRHLDPDTDPAFWNFTFHEMGYYDLPAIIDLVLNETGAKNLTAIGHSQGNTVYYVLGSERPEYNSKVNVLIALAPMAYVHNTPPPVSTIAKLTPIITKLAKDLNIYELLGDTTVLGQISHKLCSVPVIGYTLCGYGLLYPSVGSDPTELEPEFFQNLAPHYPGGSSVVSLLHYLQVGYRKTFAQYDHGSETNQKIYNSSEPPVYQLDRVTMPIALFAAANDRFSSVADVEILRKQLPNVVYYLLNPRLICNHVDYVWGRTASNYLYPHINIMLNRYNPL; encoded by the coding sequence ATGTGGACATCGCTGTCGCTCTGGTTAACCGTGACAATCATCACCACAAAGCAAATTGGTTACATGTCCACTGAAGATTTTCCAGAAGATGGGGAATTGGACTCTATAGGACTCGCCACAAAATATGGACACCCGCCGATACAATACAACGTGATCACAGAAGATGAGTACATTCTTGCTGTGTACCGGCTCCCGGGTAAAGGTAATGGTACTCCTATATTATTCACGCACGGTCTCATGGATTCCACGGATACCTTCTTGATGAGAGGAAACACCTCCCTCCCGATCACTCTCGCCAACAAGGGCTACGACGTGTGGTTGGCCAACACCAGAGGCAACAGATACACCCGAAGCCACCGGCACCTCGACCCCGACACCGACCCTGCATTCTGGAACTTTACCTTCCACGAGATGGGCTACTACGACCTCCCAGCTATCATTGACCTCGTTCTGAACGAGACCGGCGCAAAGAATCTAACCGCCATCGGGCACTCCCAGGGTAACACTGTATACTATGTACTCGGCTCGGAAAGACCAGAGTACAACTCGAAGGTCAATGTTTTGATAGCACTCGCACCGATGGCGTATGTGCACAACACTCCCCCACCTGTATCTACCATAGCCAAATTGACACCGATTATTACTAAACTCGCCAAGGATCTTAACATATATGAATTACTCGGAGACACCACTGTGTTAGGCCAGATTTCTCATAAGCTATGTTCCGTACCAGTTATCGGTTACACATTATGTGGTTATGGATTGTTGTACCCTTCAGTAGGTTCCGATCCTACGGAGTTGGAACCGGAGTTCTTCCAAAACCTCGCTCCACATTACCCCGGAGGAAGTTCCGTCGTGAGTCTCTTGCATTACTTGCAAGTGGGGTACAGAAAGACGTTCGCGCAGTACGATCACGGAAGCGAAACTAATCAAAAGATTTACAATTCTTCAGAGCCTCCAGTGTATCAGTTGGATCGAGTCACAATGCCGATAGCTCTGTTCGCCGCCGCGAACGATAGATTCTCCTCTGTAGCTGATGTGGAAATACTGAGGAAACAACTGCCAAATGTCGTGTACTACCTCCTGAATCCTCGTTTGATCTGCAATCATGTAGACTACGTGTGGGGGCGAACCGCGTCTAATTACTTGTATCCGCACATAAACATCATGCTGAACCGCTACAACCCCTTGTAG